The genomic interval ACGACGTAGCCCCCGCGCTCACCGCCGCCATGCAAGACGCGCGCACTACCCTGAGCGCCGCCAACCGCACGCTGGGTTCGGCCGAGCGCACCCTGGCCGACGACGCGCCGCTGCAACAAGACCTGCGCCAGACCCTGCGCGAAGTCAACCGCGCCGCCGCCTCCATCAAAGTGCTGACCGACACCCTGGAGCAGCACCCCGAGTCGCTGCTGCGCGGCAAATCCGAGGAGAAGAAATGAAGTGGACCGTTCCCGTCTTGGCCGTAGTGGCCCTGGTGCTGGCAGGCTGCGCCACCCCGCCCGCCACCCGCTACTACAGCCTGGCCACCGCCCTGCCACCGGCCCCGGCCAGCGCGCTGCAAATCGAGGTGCCGCCCATCGCCCTGCCCGAGCGCCTGGTGCGCCCCCAGCTGGTGGTGCGCAGCGCGACCAATCCGTTCGAGGTGCTGGACCAGCACCGCTGGGCCGCCCCGTTTCCCAGCGAGCTGCACGACGCGCTGGCCAGCGGCATCGCCCAGCAGCTCGGCGCCATCGACGTGAGCACCGGCGGCCGCCTGGCCGGGCAGCCGGTCTACCGCATCGCCGTGCAGTTGCGCCAGTGGGATGCCGCCGTGGACCAGCAGGTGCAGGCCAGCTTCAGCTGGACCATCCGCCGCAGCGACGGTGCGCGCAACCTGGCCTGCCAGTGGAGCCAGTCCGAGCCCGCAGGTTCTGGCATCGCCGCCCTGGCCCAGGGTGCCCAGCGCCTGACCCAGCGTGCTGCGCAGAGCATGGCGGCATCGGTCAAGGCCCTGGAAGCAGACGCTGCCGCCACCTGCCCTGGCTAATGCCTTGCTATCGTTAAAGTAGCTGCTTGTGCTTATCTGATCAGCACAGGCGGCCTATTTCGTTGACAGCTTAGAGGCGGGCGGGGCGAAGTGCACGATCTTCCACACCACCGCAGTAAACCCCAGCACCACCAGCAGCATGCAGCCATAGGCCCAGCGCAGCCCCACCCAGTCCGACAGGCTGCCCACCACCACCCCGGCCAACTGCGAGCCCAGGCTGAAGCCCAGCATCAGCAGGGCCGACAGCCGTGAGGCCTGGCCCGGAGCCGCGTCGATCATGGTGGCCAGCAGCACCGGAAACACCACCCCCACGCCCAGGCCAAACAGCAGATTGCCCGCCGCCGGCAGCCCCCAGCCACCCACGCCCGGCAGCAGCACATTCAGCGCCATGCCCGCCAGCGCCAGCAGGTTCAGCCGCCACAGCTTTTGCCGAATCGACCAACTGCTGTGAAAAAACGCCTGCCACAGCCGTGCCGCCACCATGCCCGCCACAAAAAACTGCAAACCCACCCGCGCGCTGTTGGGGCTGAGGTGCTGGGCACTGATGCCGTAGCTCACGTACCAAAAGTTCTGGCCCCACTCCAAGAAGCCCGCCAGCACCCCACCGCCCACCGTCCAGGCGATCACCGGGCGGCGCAAGAGCTGCACATAGCTCAGCCCACCGCCCGCTTCCTCGGCCGCGTGGTGTGGCGCGGCCAGCTGGGCAAAATACCGGCGCGGCCAGAACAGCAGCAGCACCGCCAGCAACGGCAGCAGATACAGCGCATAGGGCGCACGCCAGTTGGTGTTGACCGTCTGCACGCCAATCACCAGCAAGGGCGACAGCAGATTGCCCAGGCTGAAGGCCACGTCCACCATGCTCAGCAGCCGGGCGCGCAGCTCGGGCTGCGGGCTGACATCGGCCAGGATGCCGTGCGCCAGCGTGAACAGCGCCGTCTCCACCAGCGCCACCACAAAAAACCCCAGCAGCAGCGTGCCGAAGTTGGGCGACAGCACGATCAGCGCAATCGAGGCCAACGCCACAGCGGTGTAGCCCAAAAACAAAGGCCGGGGCGGGTAGCGCTGCGCCATGCGCCCGCCCTGCAAAGCCCCCAGCACCGACCCACTGGACCAGACCATCATCAGGATGCCGAGCTGCTGGTAGTTGTCCAGCTCCTCGCGCAGCTCGGGCGTGACAGCCCCCAGAATGGCTGCAAAAATGCCCGCGCAGAACGCGGTGTAGATCACCACCCAGGCGAGGTAGGGGATGGTGCGGATGAAGTCTTTGAATTTCACGGTAGGCAATACAGGGCCCGCGCCGCCACGGTGGGCGGGTTGGCAGGCAAAAGCGACAAGGGGATTTGCAGGGCGATTCCGTCGCGGAGCCCTGCGCTAGGCAGTGTGCGATTGTCGCCGCATGCACCCGGTTCACGCTGGCGGCGGAACCCATACCGGGGATGCCCTGTCAACCATCCACCATGTGGCGCGTCATAGGAAGCACGGCTTCGCAAGCTCTCACTTACTCCAGGAACACCTCCCCATGCGCTTTACCACCACCGTCCTCACCGCCACCCTGCTCGCCTCCGGCCTCAGCGCTTGCGTGGTCGCACCGCCCCACCAGCAGACGTCATACCCACAACCCGGCTACCAGCAGCCCGGCTACCCGCAACCGACTTACCAACAGGCTCCCCAGCCCATGCAGCAAGTGCAGCGGGTGGACACTGGCCGCGTGGCGCAAATGGAACTCGTCCGCACCCAAGAGCGGGCCCAGCCCACCGGCGGCGGTGCCGTGATTGGCGGTATCCTCGGCGCGGTGATCGGCCACCAGATCGGTGGCGGCATGGGCAAAAGCGCAGCCACGGTGCTGGGCGGCGTAGGTGGCGCCTTGGCCGGCAATGCGATTGAAGGCCAGCAGCAGGGCGGCCAGCTGAACGAGTCCTACCGCGTAGGCGTGCAGGGCGACGACGGCAGCTACCGCTATTTCAGCGTGCCCGTGCAGTCCGACCTGCGCATCGGCGACCGCGTGCGCATGGGCAATGGCCAACTTTTTCGGTATTGATCGATTCAAGCCTTTTAGGGCGCTAGCGCTTATTCCATAAGCGTTAGAAGCTACTCTTTAGATAGCAACTGCCACACAGGCGCATAGCCGAGTTGCCGCAGGGTGTGCACTGCACGCTGGCTGCGCTGGCCGCTGCGGCACACGAAGACCAGCGGTTGGGGAGTGGCATCCAGCCAGTCGGCCAAATGGTCCTCCAGACTCCCCAACGGCACGTTCAGCGCCGGGCGGCCACAGCCCAGAGGCTGGGGGTCGGCGGCATGCTCCTGGGGTTCGCGCACATCCACCAATACCGCACTGGGGTGTTGCTGGAAAAAGTCGTCCAGTTGGGCGGGCACCAGGTGCATGGCCGGGTCCAGGTCCAGCGGCGGGCCACGGCGCAGTACCTCAGTGGCTGCGGCGCGGGCTTGCAATGCGCTGCCGCACTGGGCGATGCGGGCGCAGGCGGCAGCGATAAAGTCCGCATCGGCCATCGCCCCAAACGACATGCGCACCGCCGATGCCGCCTGCCACTCGGGCACGCCCATGGCCTGCAGCACGTAGCTGGGCGCCGCCTTCTTGGCCGAACACGCGCTGCCCGCGCTGACCTGCACGCCCACGGCACCCAGGGCATCCACCACCGCGCTGCCGGGCAGGCCGGGCACCGAGAAGTTCAGGGTGGTGGGCAGGCTGTCGTCCAAACTGGCGTTAAAGACAATTTCAGGCCATACCGCCCGCAGGCTAAGCGTGAGAAGCTCTCGAAACTGTAGCATTTGGGTGGGGCTGCTGAAGCTGCCGCCGTCCTCCAGCGCCTGCAGCACCGCGCCCAGGGCCGCGATGCCCACCATGTTTTCGGTCCCCGAGCGCAAGCCGTCCTCTTGCCCACCCCCGGCCATCAGCGGGGTGAACGGCGCGCCGGGGCGCACATACAGCAGGCCAATGCCCTTGGGCGCGTACAGCTTGTGGCCGGAAAACGGCGCGTAATCGATGCGCGTCTGCGCCAGGTGCAAGGGCAGCTTGCCCAGCGCCTGCACGCAGTCCACCAGCCAGTAGGCTTGCGGGGCCACGTCCTGCAGCACGGCCTCGATGGCCGCCAGGTCCGACACCACACCGGTCTCGTTGTTGGCAGCCATGGTGCAGACCAGCGCCGCCTGCGGGGCCAGAGCGCGCAAGGCGGCCAGGTCGTGCCGCCCGCTGCGCTCCACCGGCAAGGCGCACAACTCCAGGTGCAAACCCAGTACCCGGTTCCAGTGCGCCAGGCTTTCGGGCACGGCCTTGTGCTCGGTGGCGCCATACAGCAGCAGCTTGCCCACCGCCTCGCCGCGCGCCAGCCGATCCCGCACGGCACACAGGGCGGATAGCACCGCCGTCTGGATACCTTCGGTCGCGCCGCTGGTGAACAGCACGTCGCCCTCCCCCGCACCCAGTACCCGCGCCGCTCGGGCACGCACGGCATCCACTAACTGGCGGGCCTGCACACCGGTGGCATGCGTGCTGCTGGGGTTGCCAAACACAGCCCCCATGGCCTGCTGCGCAGCGGCCAGGGCGGCGGGCAGTACGGGGGTGGTGGCGTTGCAGTCGAGGTAGATGGCGGAGTTCATGGCGGTGAATCCTACCTATTTGGCCTGAAATATAGATTCCGAAAATATTACAATATGGCTTAATAAAAGAATAAATAAACCATTAATCCTTAAAATGCAGCATGAATGAACTTGACCGCCTGGATTACGCCATTTTGGGCGCGCTGCAGATCGACGGCAGCCTGTCGGTGGCCGCGCTGGCCGAGCGGGTGGGCTTGTCCAGCACGCCCTGCTGGAAGCGCCTGAAGCGCCTGGAAGACGACGGTTACCTCACCGGCCGCGTGGCGCTGGTAGACCGGCACAAGGTGGGCCTGCCCATCACCGTGTTCGTCAGCATCCGCACGGCCCAGCACGACGAGAAATGGCTGGCCCAATTCGCCGCCGCCGCATCCGCCCTGCCCGAGATCCAGGAGCTGCACCGCATGAGCGGTGACGTGGACTATCTGCTCAAGGTGGTGACCACCGACATCGGCGGTTACGATCGGTTCTACAAAAAGCTCATCCAGGCCGTGCCTTTGAGCGGCGTGTCATCCGCCTTCTCCATGGAGCAAATCAAGTCCACCACGGCCCTGCCGCTGGATTTGGTGGCCTTCGGCACCACAAAGTTATAGAAAACGACTTGCGCAGCAGCGCAAATCTCATAGAAAGAATTCCCATGGCCATCCAATGGTTCCCCGGTCACATGCACCTGACCAAAAAAGCCATCACCGAGCGCCTCAAAGAGACCGACGTGGTGATCGAGCTGCTGGACGCACGCATGCCCGGCTCCAGCGCCAACCCCATGCTGGCCGAGCTGATCGGCAGCACGCCCACCCTGAAAATCCTGAACAAGCAGGACATTGCCGACCCGGCCCGCACCGCCCTGTGGCTGGCGCACTACAACGGCCTGCCCGGCACCCGCGCCATCGCCCTGGATGCAAGTGAGACCGCGCCCGCCCAGCGCCTCATCCCTGCCTGCCGCCTGCTGGCCCCGCTGCGCGGCGGCATGGTCAAGCCGATGCGGGTGCTGATTTGCGGCGTGCCCAATGTGGGCAAGTCCACGCTGATCAACACCTTGAAGGGCAAGCGCGCCGCCAAAACCGGCGACGAGGCGGGCATCACCAAGCTGGAGCAGCGCATCGTGCTGGCCGACGACTTCTACGCCTACGACACACCCGGCATGCTGTGGCCGCGCATCATCGTCGAGCAAAGCGGCTACCACCTGGCCGCCTGCGGCTCGATTGGCCGCAATGCGTTTGACGAGGAAGAAGTGGCGCTGGAGCTGCTGCTGATTCTGCAAAAGCACTACGCCGGGCAGGTGGAAGAGCGCTACAAGCTGGACCCCATCCTGGGCCTCACCGACATAGCCGTGCTCACCGAGATCGCCCGCAAACGTGGCGGCCTGCTGGGCGGTGGCAAGGTCAACCTGCAAAAAGCCGCCGAGATCGTGCTCACCGAGTTCCGCTCCGCCACCCTGGGCCGCGTGACGCTGGAAACCCCGGAAGAATTCGCCCAGTGGCTGGCCGTAGGCCAGGCCGCCGATGCCGCCCGCCAGGCCAAAAAAGACAACCGCAAAAACAAGAAGCCCGCCGCACCCGAGTCCGCCGAGTAAGGCTGCAAACGTCAAAAAGCCGCTGGGTTTGCACCCAGCGGCTTTTCTAGTTATTTGCCTTTGTAGCCAACCCGATCAGGCTGGCGTTGCATCAGAATGCGTGACGCAGGCCGGTACCGACCACAGTAGCCTTGGTGGTGGTGGTGTGGTTAGCGGTTTCATACTTGACGCTGGTCAGGCCGGCGTACAAGGTGGTGCGCTTGGACAGTTCGTAGGTACCAGCCAGGCTGAAACCGTCGCCCTTGTTGGTAGCTGCAACAGCGGTCTGGCTGGTGCTCTTCGAGTGGGTGTAACCCACAGCCACTGCAGCCGCGCCAAATGGAACGCTCACGCCCAGTTGGTACTCTTTGTCTTTCAGCGTGTCGTTCTTGGCTTCGTTGTAGCCGCCAACCAGCTTGGCTACGCCGAAATCATACGAAGCTGCGACCAGGTTGTACTTACGGGTATCAGCCTTTGTCGCGCCCGTGGAAGTTGCAGCCACGGTAGCGTAGTTGAACAGGCTCGCACCAGCAGCGTTTTCTTTTTCACGCTGGAAAGCGTAACCAACCACCAGAGGGCCGTTAGCGTACTTGATGTGCAAGCTGACGCCGTTCGAAGCAGCGACTTCAGGAGTCGTAGCCGTAGCAGCAACCTTGTCTTCACCCATGCCGTACACAATAGCGCCGCTCACACCGCCGAAGTCAGGCGAAACGTAAGAAATCGCATTGTTGATGCGGTTGCTGTAGTCGGCAATGCCGGTCTTGTTCCACAGATTGCTGGTGGTAGCAAAAGTGTTGGAATCCCAGGTGTTGTTGGTAGCGGCACGCAGAGAGTCGTATGCGGTGTACAGACGGCCCAGGCGAACTTCACCGAAACCACCGCTCAGGCCTACGGAAGCCTGGCGACCAAACAAGATGTTGGTAGCGTTGGAACCGGCGGTGCCGCCGTTGTTGGCGTTGGCACCGGAATCAATGCTGAAGCCGCTTTCCAAGGTGAACACGGCAGCCAAGCCGCCACCCAGGTCTTCTTTACCCTTCAGGCCCCAACGCGAGCTGCTCAGGCCGCTACCGTTGACAACGGTCTGGCTCAGCTTGGCTTTCACGTTTGCAGGGATGCTGCTGTCCGTTTTCGAGGACGTTTGGCCCACGTAAGAGTCAACCACACCGTACAGGGTCACGGACGACTGAGCCATGGCAGCGCCGGAAGCGGCGATAACAGCCAAGGCGATCAGGGATTTTTTCATTCAAGTATCTCCAAAGATTGAAAAATGTCGGGTTCGCAGTCTGGCTGCCACCTCGACGTTACTTCTAATTCAGAAGCTGCCGCGATTACACCAGACGGCTTATAAACATTAGGTGAATAGCTTGTCACAAATCCAAATATGTTGAATTTAAACAACGGTTTCCACCCCATTTTTGTGCTGGTCGCGGCAAGTCCGCCCACAAAGTAACTAATTCGTAACTTCGGCGAATTTTGTTACAGACTCAACCTACAGGTGTTGTAACTTTGCCAACGGGAAACACAATGGACACCTGAAACAAACAGTGCCGCCCTTGGAGAAGCACGGACACACAGGGTTTTTACCTGTAAAAAAAGTCGCCCAAGCGACCTGCATCCGCCTGTAATTTGGCAACATGCAGGCTCACGCAGCTTGGTGCAAGCCTCAAGTTTGCTATGAAAAAAGCAGCATGTCTGCGCTATTTTGAGAATAACTTTGGAGCACGTATGAAGAAGATGACTTTGGTTTCCGCAGCCGCACTGGGCTGCCTGGCCACGTCCGCCATGGCACAAGATTCCACCGCCACCAGCGTCACGCTGTACGGTATTGCCGATGCGGGCATCAACCACGTGACCGGACTGAAGCAGGGCTCCGTCACCCAGTTGGCCAGCGGCATCATGGAGGGTTCGCGCTGGGGCCTCAAGGGCAATGAAGACCTGGGCGGCGGCTACAAGGCCATCTTCACACTGGAAAGCCGGGTTGAACTGGACACGGGTTCGGTGAGCAACACCACGGCATCGGGCTCGCAGTTGCCGGACCGGGTGTCGTTCGCCACCCAAATGGGCTTGGTATCGGCGAACCCCATCCTCCAGGCCACCTACCAAAACCTGGTATCGGCTGCAGGTGCCGGGATTGGTGCCAAGCTGGGTGTCAACCACATCGAGAAAAATCTGTTTGACCGCCAAGCGTATGTGGGTCTGATCACACCCGTGGGTGCCATCACGGCGGGTCGCCAGTACACGCCGGGCTACCTGGCAGCGGCGACATTTGATTCCATGCACACCGAGTCCAGCCTGGCATTGGGCCAGTTGGTAGCCGTACCCGCCTCGTTCAACATCCGCGTCAGCAATTCGCTGCAGTACGGCATCAAGGCCGGCGGATTTACCGCCACGGCCATGTACGCCGCCGCCGAAGGCAGTGCGATTACAGGCCGCTTGCTGGGGGCGATGGCCACCTTCAAAGGCGACGGCTACAGCGTGGGCGGCGGGTACAACACCCAAAAGAACGAGCTAGGCCAGAAGTCACTGACCAACGGCATCCTGGGCGCTTCGGTGGATATTGGTCCCGGCATTTTGGGTCTGATGGCGGCCACCATCAAGGATGACCATCCGTCGGGTCTATCGGCAATTGCACCCGCGCTGGTGGCCGGAGGTGCACCTGCATCGCTGGCGGGTCAAGTGCAAAACGCTTTCATCAACGGCTTCAAGCAGGACTCCACCCTGTTCCACATCGGCTACCGCGTGACCATGGGAGCCAACACCGTCACCGTGGCGTACAACACCATGAACGACAAAACGGCGGCCAATGCAGACCGCGACTCGTACGGCGTGGCGTATAGCTACGCGCTGTCCAAGCGCACCGATCTGAATGCCGTGATGACCCGTTTCAACAACAAAAACACCTCGCAACTGGCCCCTGGCGGCAATGGCTTTCTGGGCGGCGTGACCCGCGCAGCAGGTGTGGACTCGACCAACGTGGCTTTTGGCATCCGCCATCGCTTCTGATACACCGGCCTGAACGGCCTCTGCTAA from Comamonadaceae bacterium OS-1 carries:
- the iscS_2 gene encoding cysteine desulfurase IscS; amino-acid sequence: MNSAIYLDCNATTPVLPAALAAAQQAMGAVFGNPSSTHATGVQARQLVDAVRARAARVLGAGEGDVLFTSGATEGIQTAVLSALCAVRDRLARGEAVGKLLLYGATEHKAVPESLAHWNRVLGLHLELCALPVERSGRHDLAALRALAPQAALVCTMAANNETGVVSDLAAIEAVLQDVAPQAYWLVDCVQALGKLPLHLAQTRIDYAPFSGHKLYAPKGIGLLYVRPGAPFTPLMAGGGQEDGLRSGTENMVGIAALGAVLQALEDGGSFSSPTQMLQFRELLTLSLRAVWPEIVFNASLDDSLPTTLNFSVPGLPGSAVVDALGAVGVQVSAGSACSAKKAAPSYVLQAMGVPEWQAASAVRMSFGAMADADFIAAACARIAQCGSALQARAAATEVLRRGPPLDLDPAMHLVPAQLDDFFQQHPSAVLVDVREPQEHAADPQPLGCGRPALNVPLGSLEDHLADWLDATPQPLVFVCRSGQRSQRAVHTLRQLGYAPVWQLLSKE
- a CDS encoding outer membrane porin protein 32, which produces MKKSLIALAVIAASGAAMAQSSVTLYGVVDSYVGQTSSKTDSSIPANVKAKLSQTVVNGSGLSSSRWGLKGKEDLGGGLAAVFTLESGFSIDSGANANNGGTAGSNATNILFGRQASVGLSGGFGEVRLGRLYTAYDSLRAATNNTWDSNTFATTSNLWNKTGIADYSNRINNAISYVSPDFGGVSGAIVYGMGEDKVAATATTPEVAASNGVSLHIKYANGPLVVGYAFQREKENAAGASLFNYATVAATSTGATKADTRKYNLVAASYDFGVAKLVGGYNEAKNDTLKDKEYQLGVSVPFGAAAVAVGYTHSKSTSQTAVAATNKGDGFSLAGTYELSKRTTLYAGLTSVKYETANHTTTTKATVVGTGLRHAF
- the decR_3 gene encoding DNA-binding transcriptional activator DecR, with the protein product MNELDRLDYAILGALQIDGSLSVAALAERVGLSSTPCWKRLKRLEDDGYLTGRVALVDRHKVGLPITVFVSIRTAQHDEKWLAQFAAAASALPEIQELHRMSGDVDYLLKVVTTDIGGYDRFYKKLIQAVPLSGVSSAFSMEQIKSTTALPLDLVAFGTTKL
- the rbgA gene encoding ribosome biogenesis GTPase A, whose translation is MAIQWFPGHMHLTKKAITERLKETDVVIELLDARMPGSSANPMLAELIGSTPTLKILNKQDIADPARTALWLAHYNGLPGTRAIALDASETAPAQRLIPACRLLAPLRGGMVKPMRVLICGVPNVGKSTLINTLKGKRAAKTGDEAGITKLEQRIVLADDFYAYDTPGMLWPRIIVEQSGYHLAACGSIGRNAFDEEEVALELLLILQKHYAGQVEERYKLDPILGLTDIAVLTEIARKRGGLLGGGKVNLQKAAEIVLTEFRSATLGRVTLETPEEFAQWLAVGQAADAARQAKKDNRKNKKPAAPESAE